In Drosophila santomea strain STO CAGO 1482 chromosome 2L, Prin_Dsan_1.1, whole genome shotgun sequence, a single window of DNA contains:
- the LOC120445660 gene encoding histidine decarboxylase isoform X1 yields MDFKEYRQRGKEMVDYIADYLENIRERRVFPDVSPGYMRQLLPESAPIEGEPWPKIFSDVERIVMPGITHWQSPHMHAYFPALNSMPSLLGDMLADAINCLGFTWASSPACTELEIIVMNWLGKMIGLPDAFLHLSSQSQGGGVLQTTASEATLVCLLAGRTRAIQRFHERHPGYQDAEINARLVAYCSDQAHSSVEKAALIGLVRMRYIEADEDLAMRGKLLREAIEDDIKQGLVPFWVCATLGTTGSCSFDNLEEIGIVCAEHRLWLHVDAAYAGSAFICPEFRTWLRGIERADSIAFNPSKWLMVHFDATALWVRDSTAVHRTFNVEPLYLQHENSGVAVDFMHWQIPLSRRFRALKVWFVLRSYGIKGLQRHIREGVRLAQKFEALVLADHRFELPAKRHLGLVVFRIRGDNEITEKLLKRLNHRGNLHCIPSSLKGQYVIRFTITSTHTTLDDIVKDWMEIRQVASTVLEEMNITISNRVYLKETKEKNEAFGSSLLLSNSPLSPKVVNGSFAAIFDADEFLAKTYAGVRIAHQESPSMRRRVRGILMSGKQFSLDSHMDVVVQTTLDAGNGATRTSITNSYGRTTSAAQANSERQASIQEDNEESPEETELLSLCRTSNAPTPEHAHSLSTPSRSCSSSSHSLTHSLTQSSPRSSPVNRFRPITLGAVPSQSQLAMPIATPLPNRNVTVSVDSLLTPVTTCNVYHGKRFLEPLENLAQTSASFSSSIFRLPTPLATPTQESLEDPDWPAKTFSQLLLERYSSPSQSLGNNSSTESSSLSGGATPTPTPLSSLDELVTPLLLSFASPSQPMLSAHGLGEGQRERERGSDSDATVCSTTSSMESL; encoded by the exons ATGGACTTCAAGGAATACCGCCAAAGGG GCAAGGAGATGGTCGACTATATTGCAGACTATCTGGAGAACATCCGGGAACGCCGAGTTTTTCCGGATGTAAGTCCCGGCTATATGCGCCAGTTACTGCCGGAGTCCGCCCCAATCGAGGGAGAGCCGTGGCCGAAAATATTCTCGGATGTGGAGCGGATCGTGATGCCGGGCATAACCCACTGGCAGTCGCCCCACATGCACGCCTACTTTCCGGCCCTCAACTCCATGCCTTCCCTACTGGGCGACATGTTGGCGGATGCGATTAACTGCCTGGGATTCACCTGGGCAAGCTCGCCGGCCTGCACCGAACTGGAGATCATAGTGATGAACTGGCTGGGCAAGATGATCGGCCTGCCCGACGCCTTTCTCCACCTGAGCTCCCAAAGTCAGGGCGGCGGGGTGTTGCAGACCACTGCGAGTGAAGCTACCCTAGTTTGTCTGCTGGCGGGGCGGACTCGGGCAATCCAGCGATTCCATGAGCGACATCCTGGCTACCAGGATGCGGAGATCAACGCCCGACTGGTGGCCTACTGCTCCGATCAGGCGCACTCCAGTGTGGAAAAGGCAGCGCTGATTG GACTCGTGAGGATGCGGTACATCGAGGCGGATGAGGACCTGGCGATGCGCGGCAAACTGTTGCGCGAGGCCATCGAGGATGACATTAAGCAGGGCCTGGTCCCCTTCTGG gtcTGCGCCACGCTCGGCACCAccggcagctgcagcttcgATAACCTGGAGGAG ATTGGCATCGTGTGCGCGGAGCACCGCCTGTGGCTCCACGTGGACGCCGCGTACGCTGGCAGCGCCTTCATCTGCCCGGAGTTTCGCACCTGGCTGCGTGGTATTGAGCGGGCGGATTCGATAGCCTTCAATCCGTCCAAGTGGCTGATGGTGCACTTCGATGCCACCGCACTGTGGGTTCGGGATAGCACCGCTGTCCACAGGACCTTTAATGTGGAGCCGCTGTATCTGCAGCACGAAAATTCTGGAGTGGCAGTGGACTTTATGCACTGGCAGATACCACTGAGTCGCCGATTCCGGGCTCTGAAGGTGTGGTTCGTCCTGCGATCCTACGGGATCAAAGGACTACAGCGCCACATCCGCGAAGGCGTTCGTTTGGCGCAGAAATTCGAGGCCCTCGTCCTGGCTGATCACCGTTTCGAGTTGCCCGCCAAAAGGCATCTTGGACTGGTGGTATTCCGGATCCGCGGCGATAACGAGATCACCGAGAAGCTGCTGAAGAGGCTGAATCACCGCGGCAACCTTCACTGCATCCCCTCGTCGCTGAAGGGACAGTATGTCATCCGGTTCACCATCACCTCGACGCACACGACCTTGGACGATATCGTCAAGGATTGGATGGAGATCCGGCAGGTGGCCTCCACTGTGCTGGAGGAGATGAACATCACAATCTCGAACCGCGTCTATCTCAAGG AAACCAAGGAAAAGAACGAAGCTTTCGGCTCGAGTCTTCTGCTCTCCAATTCTCCGCTATCGCCCAAGGTGGTTAATGGCTCCTTTGCGGCCATATTCGATGCTGATGagtttctggccaaaaccTATGCCGGTGTTCGGATAGCG CACCAGGAATCGCCATCGATGAGACGACGTGTGCGTGGCATCCTCATGTCGGGCAAGCAGTTCTCTCTGGATTCGCACATGGACGTCGTGGTTCAGACGACCCTGGACGCCGGCAATGGAGCCACTCGCACCAGCATCACCAACTCCTATGGCCGCACTACTTCCGCGGCCCAGGCAAACTCAGAGAGGCAGGCCAGCATCCAGGAGGACAACGAGGAGTCGCCGGAAG aAACTGAATTGCTGTCACTGTGCAGAACCAGCAATGCTCCCACTCCCGAGCACGCCCACTCCCTATCCACTCCTAGTCGcagttgcagctccagctcccaCTCACTGACCCACTCTCTCACCCAATCCTCGCCGCGGTCCTCACCAGTCAACCGATTCCGACCTATTACTTTGGGCGCAGTGCCCAGTCAAAGCCAACTTGCAATGCccattgccacgcccctgccCAATCGCAATGTCACCGTGTCCGTGGATAGCCTCCTGACCCCGGTCACCACCTGCAACGTTTACCATGGCAAGCGGTTTCTGGAGCCCCTCGAGAATCTCGCCCAGACCAGTGCCtccttcagcagcagcatcttcCGCCTGCCGACGCccctggccacgcccactcagGAATCGCTGGAGGATCCGGACTGGCCGGCGAAGACCTTcagccagctgctgctggagcgCTACTCCTCGCCGTCCCAATCCCTGGGCAACAACTCCTCGACGGAGAGCAGCAGTCTCAGCGGCGGAGCCAcccccacgcccacgcccctGAGCAGCCTGGATGAACTGGTGACGCCACTGCTGCTGTCCTTCGCATCCCCCTCGCAGCCGATGCTCTCCGCCCATGGCCTTGGGGAGGGTCAGCGGGAACGGGAGCGGGGCAGCGACTCGGATGCCACCGTTTGTTCGACAACCTCATCGATGGAGTCGCTTTAG
- the LOC120445698 gene encoding uncharacterized protein LOC120445698 isoform X1 yields the protein MLREDAPPRQKSWVGPTYRVTIIMLVIGQIQVSVAMEISPLKEFFGERYYLSLVQFVISFLSIQLYGFFYHIIAKKPMWVRVLAGLWTYEVNTLSIMKPAKRAPYISLILSIFLTFLMMIISVIYGNKAVKHHKGLFTSRHKVILWSERIFVLTCFGIIVCAEMKRVIIEFPTLLVYTILSSLFVIVFAASMRRPNFYRQESEADYILIGQLYYLNCFALYMGYVWTTASFIELMEWNADIHEIFVYLFYRKDIE from the exons ATGTTGCGCGAAGACGCCCCACCGCGCCAAAAGAGTTGGGTGGGACCCACATACAGAGTAACCATAATTATGCTGGTCATCGGACAGATTCAAGTCTCGGTGGCCATGGAGAT CTCGCCCCTCAAGGAATTTTTTGGGGAACGATACTACCTCAGTCTTGTGCAGTTTGTCATCAGCTTCCTGTCCATCCAGCTCTACGGATTCTTTTACCACATCATCGCTAAGAAGCCTATGTGGGTACGGGTATTGGCGGGCCTCTGGACG TACGAGGTGAACACCTTGTCGATCATGAAGCCCGCCAAAAGAGCCCCTTACATAAGCCTCATCCTGTCCATCTTCCTAACCTTCCTCATGATGATCATCAGTGTGATATACGGAAATAAGGCGGTCAAACACCATAAGGGCCTTTTC ACTTCCCGGCACAAAGTGATCCTGTGGAGCGAGCGGATATTTGTCCTCACCTGCTTTGGCATCATCGTGTGTGCCGAGATGAAGCGTGTTATCATAGAGTTTCCTACCCTGCTAGTATACACTATTCTCTCGAGCTTG TTCGTCATAGTCTTTGCCGCTTCCATGCGAAGGCCGAACTTCTACCGCCAGGAGTCGGAAGCAGATTACATTCTGATCGGCCAGCTGTACTACCTTAACTGCTTTGCTCTGTACATGGGCTATGTGTGGACGACTGCCTCGTTTATAGAACTGATGGAATGGAACGCGGACATTCATGAAATATTCGTGTACCTGTTCTATCGGAAGGACATCGAATGA
- the LOC120445698 gene encoding uncharacterized protein LOC120445698 isoform X3, whose product MLREDAPPRQKSWVGPTYRVTIIMLVIGQIQVSVAMEISPLKEFFGERYYLSLVQFVISFLSIQLYGFFYHIIAKKPMWVRVLAGLWTYEVNTLSIMKPAKRAPYISLILSIFLTFLMMIISVIYGNKAVKHHKGLFTSRHKVILWSERIFVLTCFGIIVCAEMKRVIIEFPTLLVYTILSSLYFSNSARSSS is encoded by the exons ATGTTGCGCGAAGACGCCCCACCGCGCCAAAAGAGTTGGGTGGGACCCACATACAGAGTAACCATAATTATGCTGGTCATCGGACAGATTCAAGTCTCGGTGGCCATGGAGAT CTCGCCCCTCAAGGAATTTTTTGGGGAACGATACTACCTCAGTCTTGTGCAGTTTGTCATCAGCTTCCTGTCCATCCAGCTCTACGGATTCTTTTACCACATCATCGCTAAGAAGCCTATGTGGGTACGGGTATTGGCGGGCCTCTGGACG TACGAGGTGAACACCTTGTCGATCATGAAGCCCGCCAAAAGAGCCCCTTACATAAGCCTCATCCTGTCCATCTTCCTAACCTTCCTCATGATGATCATCAGTGTGATATACGGAAATAAGGCGGTCAAACACCATAAGGGCCTTTTC ACTTCCCGGCACAAAGTGATCCTGTGGAGCGAGCGGATATTTGTCCTCACCTGCTTTGGCATCATCGTGTGTGCCGAGATGAAGCGTGTTATCATAGAGTTTCCTACCCTGCTAGTATACACTATTCTCTCGAGCTTG TATTTCTCCAATTCTGCCCGCAGTTCGTCATAG
- the LOC120445698 gene encoding uncharacterized protein LOC120445698 isoform X2 encodes MLREDAPPRQKSWVGPTYRVTIIMLVIGQIQVSVAMEISPLKEFFGERYYLSLVQFVISFLSIQLYGFFYHIIAKKPMWVRVLAGLWTYEVNTLSIMKPAKRAPYISLILSIFLTFLMMIISVIYGNKAVKHHKGLFTSRHKVILWSERIFVLTCFGIIVCAEMKRVIIEFPTLLVYTILSSLVSLRKTNRYTYFPRYFSNSARSSS; translated from the exons ATGTTGCGCGAAGACGCCCCACCGCGCCAAAAGAGTTGGGTGGGACCCACATACAGAGTAACCATAATTATGCTGGTCATCGGACAGATTCAAGTCTCGGTGGCCATGGAGAT CTCGCCCCTCAAGGAATTTTTTGGGGAACGATACTACCTCAGTCTTGTGCAGTTTGTCATCAGCTTCCTGTCCATCCAGCTCTACGGATTCTTTTACCACATCATCGCTAAGAAGCCTATGTGGGTACGGGTATTGGCGGGCCTCTGGACG TACGAGGTGAACACCTTGTCGATCATGAAGCCCGCCAAAAGAGCCCCTTACATAAGCCTCATCCTGTCCATCTTCCTAACCTTCCTCATGATGATCATCAGTGTGATATACGGAAATAAGGCGGTCAAACACCATAAGGGCCTTTTC ACTTCCCGGCACAAAGTGATCCTGTGGAGCGAGCGGATATTTGTCCTCACCTGCTTTGGCATCATCGTGTGTGCCGAGATGAAGCGTGTTATCATAGAGTTTCCTACCCTGCTAGTATACACTATTCTCTCGAGCTTGGTAAGCCTCAGGAAAACGAATCGATACACCTATTTTCCTAGG TATTTCTCCAATTCTGCCCGCAGTTCGTCATAG
- the LOC120445660 gene encoding histidine decarboxylase isoform X3 has translation MDFKEYRQRGKEMVDYIADYLENIRERRVFPDVSPGYMRQLLPESAPIEGEPWPKIFSDVERIVMPGITHWQSPHMHAYFPALNSMPSLLGDMLADAINCLGFTWASSPACTELEIIVMNWLGKMIGLPDAFLHLSSQSQGGGVLQTTASEATLVCLLAGRTRAIQRFHERHPGYQDAEINARLVAYCSDQAHSSVEKAALIGLVRMRYIEADEDLAMRGKLLREAIEDDIKQGLVPFWVCATLGTTGSCSFDNLEEIGIVCAEHRLWLHVDAAYAGSAFICPEFRTWLRGIERADSIAFNPSKWLMVHFDATALWVRDSTAVHRTFNVEPLYLQHENSGVAVDFMHWQIPLSRRFRALKVWFVLRSYGIKGLQRHIREGVRLAQKFEALVLADHRFELPAKRHLGLVVFRIRGDNEITEKLLKRLNHRGNLHCIPSSLKGQYVIRFTITSTHTTLDDIVKDWMEIRQVASTVLEEMNITISNRVYLKETKEKNEAFGSSLLLSNSPLSPKVVNGSFAAIFDADEFLAKTYAGVRIAHQESPSMRRRVRGILMSGKQFSLDSHMDVVVQTTLDAGNGATRTSITNSYGRTTSAAQANSERQASIQEDNEESPEGMKPRN, from the exons ATGGACTTCAAGGAATACCGCCAAAGGG GCAAGGAGATGGTCGACTATATTGCAGACTATCTGGAGAACATCCGGGAACGCCGAGTTTTTCCGGATGTAAGTCCCGGCTATATGCGCCAGTTACTGCCGGAGTCCGCCCCAATCGAGGGAGAGCCGTGGCCGAAAATATTCTCGGATGTGGAGCGGATCGTGATGCCGGGCATAACCCACTGGCAGTCGCCCCACATGCACGCCTACTTTCCGGCCCTCAACTCCATGCCTTCCCTACTGGGCGACATGTTGGCGGATGCGATTAACTGCCTGGGATTCACCTGGGCAAGCTCGCCGGCCTGCACCGAACTGGAGATCATAGTGATGAACTGGCTGGGCAAGATGATCGGCCTGCCCGACGCCTTTCTCCACCTGAGCTCCCAAAGTCAGGGCGGCGGGGTGTTGCAGACCACTGCGAGTGAAGCTACCCTAGTTTGTCTGCTGGCGGGGCGGACTCGGGCAATCCAGCGATTCCATGAGCGACATCCTGGCTACCAGGATGCGGAGATCAACGCCCGACTGGTGGCCTACTGCTCCGATCAGGCGCACTCCAGTGTGGAAAAGGCAGCGCTGATTG GACTCGTGAGGATGCGGTACATCGAGGCGGATGAGGACCTGGCGATGCGCGGCAAACTGTTGCGCGAGGCCATCGAGGATGACATTAAGCAGGGCCTGGTCCCCTTCTGG gtcTGCGCCACGCTCGGCACCAccggcagctgcagcttcgATAACCTGGAGGAG ATTGGCATCGTGTGCGCGGAGCACCGCCTGTGGCTCCACGTGGACGCCGCGTACGCTGGCAGCGCCTTCATCTGCCCGGAGTTTCGCACCTGGCTGCGTGGTATTGAGCGGGCGGATTCGATAGCCTTCAATCCGTCCAAGTGGCTGATGGTGCACTTCGATGCCACCGCACTGTGGGTTCGGGATAGCACCGCTGTCCACAGGACCTTTAATGTGGAGCCGCTGTATCTGCAGCACGAAAATTCTGGAGTGGCAGTGGACTTTATGCACTGGCAGATACCACTGAGTCGCCGATTCCGGGCTCTGAAGGTGTGGTTCGTCCTGCGATCCTACGGGATCAAAGGACTACAGCGCCACATCCGCGAAGGCGTTCGTTTGGCGCAGAAATTCGAGGCCCTCGTCCTGGCTGATCACCGTTTCGAGTTGCCCGCCAAAAGGCATCTTGGACTGGTGGTATTCCGGATCCGCGGCGATAACGAGATCACCGAGAAGCTGCTGAAGAGGCTGAATCACCGCGGCAACCTTCACTGCATCCCCTCGTCGCTGAAGGGACAGTATGTCATCCGGTTCACCATCACCTCGACGCACACGACCTTGGACGATATCGTCAAGGATTGGATGGAGATCCGGCAGGTGGCCTCCACTGTGCTGGAGGAGATGAACATCACAATCTCGAACCGCGTCTATCTCAAGG AAACCAAGGAAAAGAACGAAGCTTTCGGCTCGAGTCTTCTGCTCTCCAATTCTCCGCTATCGCCCAAGGTGGTTAATGGCTCCTTTGCGGCCATATTCGATGCTGATGagtttctggccaaaaccTATGCCGGTGTTCGGATAGCG CACCAGGAATCGCCATCGATGAGACGACGTGTGCGTGGCATCCTCATGTCGGGCAAGCAGTTCTCTCTGGATTCGCACATGGACGTCGTGGTTCAGACGACCCTGGACGCCGGCAATGGAGCCACTCGCACCAGCATCACCAACTCCTATGGCCGCACTACTTCCGCGGCCCAGGCAAACTCAGAGAGGCAGGCCAGCATCCAGGAGGACAACGAGGAGTCGCCGGAAGGTATGAAGCCCAG aAACTGA
- the LOC120445724 gene encoding synaptobrevin isoform X1, which produces MENNEAPSPSGSNNNDFPVLPPPPNANNDNYNQFGDHQIRNNNAAQKKLQQTQAKVDEVVGIMRVNVEKVLERDQKLSELGERADQLEQGASQFEQQAGKLKRKQWWANMKMMIILGVIAVVLLIIVLVSVWPSSSDSGSGGGNKAITQAPPH; this is translated from the exons ATGGAGAACAACGAAGCCCCCTCCCCCTCTGGATCCAACAACAACGA TTTTCCCGTACTTCCGCCACCGCCGAACGCGAATAACGACAACTACAATCAATTTGGGGACCATCAAATCAGGAACAACAATGCGGCCCAAAAGAAGCTGCAGCAGACCCAAGCCAAGGTCGACGAGGTGGTCGGGATTATGCGTGTGAACGTGGAGAAGGTACTGGAGCGTGACCAGAAGCTATCGGAGCTGGGCGAGCGTGCGGATCAGCTGGAGCAGGGAGCTTCCCAGTTTGAGCAGCAAGCCGGCAAGCTGAAGCGCAAGCAGTGGTGGGCCAACATGAAGATGATGATCATTCTGGGCGTGATAGCCGTTGTGCTGCTCATCATCGTTCTGG TGTCCGTGTGGCCGTCTAGCAGTGACAGCGGCAGTGGTGGAGGAAACAAGGCCATCACCCAAGCGCCACCGCACTAA
- the LOC120445689 gene encoding uncharacterized protein LOC120445689, with protein sequence MEDRRQRMRAYRRARRKFACVVYMVTIAWMVLALLQWLLVSLISDISVAFINFYWISVIFFALAMVMVTLFIFFEKIRFIIGLNWLITVLIVEFVIVGIFALVARSLWQDLVMWFFICVLLVFVFVLLGSIIPHDLTLDVVILFVMAFIFLIVTVFFVMMHILIDMPYSFVVFQIFISIIVLLFVMYHAQTINGGRFAEMRLNDHLLASLILFHDFIIIFLLTFYAQIVYRFASKGATTTGSPLEGNWMQTTPVYGDVAVEVNDEDSKGGSNSMGSENAPGDLSPG encoded by the exons ATGGAGGACCGCCGCCAGAGAATGCGGGCATATCGGCGGGCCCGCCGGAAGTTTGCCTGCGTCGTCTACATGGTGACCATAGCCTGGATGGTCCTGGCCCTCCTGCAGTGGCTGCTGGTCAGCCTGAT ATCGGACATTAGCGTGGCCTTTATAAACTTCTACTGGATTAGCGTGATCTTCTTCGCGCTGGCCATGGTGATGGTCACGCTATTCATATTCTTCGAGAAGATCCGCTTCATCATTGGCCTCAACTGGCTGATCACCGTGCTTATA GTGGAGTTTGTTATAGTAGGTATATTTGCTCTGGTGGCGAGATCTCTTTGGCAAGACTTGGTAATGTGGTTTTTCATCTGTGTGTTATTGGTCTTCGTGTTTGTGCTGCTGGGATCCATAATACCA CACGATCTTACATTGGACGTTGTTATACTTTTTGTAATGGCCTTCATTTTCCTGATTGTCACCGTATTCTTTGTCATGATGCACATTCTGATCGACATGCCGTACTCCTTCGTGGTATTCCAGATCTTCATAAGCATTATTGTGCTcttg TTCGTGATGTACCATGCCCAGACGATCAATGGTGGACGCTTTGCCGAGATGCGACTGAACGATCACCTGCTGGCCTCGCTCATCCTCTTCCACGacttcatcatcatcttccTGCTCACATTCTATGCACAGATTGTCTACCGGTTCGCTTCGAAGGGCGCGACTACCACGGGATCTCCGTTGGAAGGCAACTGGATGCAGACGACACCGGTTTATGGTGATGTCGCCGTGGAAGTCAATGACGAGGACTCCAAGGGTGGGTCGAACTCAATGGGCAGTGAAAACGCTCCTGGTGACCTATCACCAGGCTAG
- the LOC120445724 gene encoding synaptobrevin isoform X2, giving the protein MENNEAPSPSGSNNNENNNAAQKKLQQTQAKVDEVVGIMRVNVEKVLERDQKLSELGERADQLEQGASQFEQQAGKLKRKQWWANMKMMIILGVIAVVLLIIVLVSVWPSSSDSGSGGGNKAITQAPPH; this is encoded by the exons ATGGAGAACAACGAAGCCCCCTCCCCCTCTGGATCCAACAACAACGA GAACAACAATGCGGCCCAAAAGAAGCTGCAGCAGACCCAAGCCAAGGTCGACGAGGTGGTCGGGATTATGCGTGTGAACGTGGAGAAGGTACTGGAGCGTGACCAGAAGCTATCGGAGCTGGGCGAGCGTGCGGATCAGCTGGAGCAGGGAGCTTCCCAGTTTGAGCAGCAAGCCGGCAAGCTGAAGCGCAAGCAGTGGTGGGCCAACATGAAGATGATGATCATTCTGGGCGTGATAGCCGTTGTGCTGCTCATCATCGTTCTGG TGTCCGTGTGGCCGTCTAGCAGTGACAGCGGCAGTGGTGGAGGAAACAAGGCCATCACCCAAGCGCCACCGCACTAA
- the LOC120445660 gene encoding histidine decarboxylase isoform X2, producing the protein MDFKEYRQRGKEMVDYIADYLENIRERRVFPDVSPGYMRQLLPESAPIEGEPWPKIFSDVERIVMPGITHWQSPHMHAYFPALNSMPSLLGDMLADAINCLGFTWASSPACTELEIIVMNWLGKMIGLPDAFLHLSSQSQGGGVLQTTASEATLVCLLAGRTRAIQRFHERHPGYQDAEINARLVAYCSDQAHSSVEKAALIGLVRMRYIEADEDLAMRGKLLREAIEDDIKQGLVPFWVCATLGTTGSCSFDNLEEIGIVCAEHRLWLHVDAAYAGSAFICPEFRTWLRGIERADSIAFNPSKWLMVHFDATALWVRDSTAVHRTFNVEPLYLQHENSGVAVDFMHWQIPLSRRFRALKVWFVLRSYGIKGLQRHIREGVRLAQKFEALVLADHRFELPAKRHLGLVVFRIRGDNEITEKLLKRLNHRGNLHCIPSSLKGQYVIRFTITSTHTTLDDIVKDWMEIRQVASTVLEEMNITISNRVYLKETKEKNEAFGSSLLLSNSPLSPKVVNGSFAAIFDADEFLAKTYAGVRIAESPSMRRRVRGILMSGKQFSLDSHMDVVVQTTLDAGNGATRTSITNSYGRTTSAAQANSERQASIQEDNEESPEETELLSLCRTSNAPTPEHAHSLSTPSRSCSSSSHSLTHSLTQSSPRSSPVNRFRPITLGAVPSQSQLAMPIATPLPNRNVTVSVDSLLTPVTTCNVYHGKRFLEPLENLAQTSASFSSSIFRLPTPLATPTQESLEDPDWPAKTFSQLLLERYSSPSQSLGNNSSTESSSLSGGATPTPTPLSSLDELVTPLLLSFASPSQPMLSAHGLGEGQRERERGSDSDATVCSTTSSMESL; encoded by the exons ATGGACTTCAAGGAATACCGCCAAAGGG GCAAGGAGATGGTCGACTATATTGCAGACTATCTGGAGAACATCCGGGAACGCCGAGTTTTTCCGGATGTAAGTCCCGGCTATATGCGCCAGTTACTGCCGGAGTCCGCCCCAATCGAGGGAGAGCCGTGGCCGAAAATATTCTCGGATGTGGAGCGGATCGTGATGCCGGGCATAACCCACTGGCAGTCGCCCCACATGCACGCCTACTTTCCGGCCCTCAACTCCATGCCTTCCCTACTGGGCGACATGTTGGCGGATGCGATTAACTGCCTGGGATTCACCTGGGCAAGCTCGCCGGCCTGCACCGAACTGGAGATCATAGTGATGAACTGGCTGGGCAAGATGATCGGCCTGCCCGACGCCTTTCTCCACCTGAGCTCCCAAAGTCAGGGCGGCGGGGTGTTGCAGACCACTGCGAGTGAAGCTACCCTAGTTTGTCTGCTGGCGGGGCGGACTCGGGCAATCCAGCGATTCCATGAGCGACATCCTGGCTACCAGGATGCGGAGATCAACGCCCGACTGGTGGCCTACTGCTCCGATCAGGCGCACTCCAGTGTGGAAAAGGCAGCGCTGATTG GACTCGTGAGGATGCGGTACATCGAGGCGGATGAGGACCTGGCGATGCGCGGCAAACTGTTGCGCGAGGCCATCGAGGATGACATTAAGCAGGGCCTGGTCCCCTTCTGG gtcTGCGCCACGCTCGGCACCAccggcagctgcagcttcgATAACCTGGAGGAG ATTGGCATCGTGTGCGCGGAGCACCGCCTGTGGCTCCACGTGGACGCCGCGTACGCTGGCAGCGCCTTCATCTGCCCGGAGTTTCGCACCTGGCTGCGTGGTATTGAGCGGGCGGATTCGATAGCCTTCAATCCGTCCAAGTGGCTGATGGTGCACTTCGATGCCACCGCACTGTGGGTTCGGGATAGCACCGCTGTCCACAGGACCTTTAATGTGGAGCCGCTGTATCTGCAGCACGAAAATTCTGGAGTGGCAGTGGACTTTATGCACTGGCAGATACCACTGAGTCGCCGATTCCGGGCTCTGAAGGTGTGGTTCGTCCTGCGATCCTACGGGATCAAAGGACTACAGCGCCACATCCGCGAAGGCGTTCGTTTGGCGCAGAAATTCGAGGCCCTCGTCCTGGCTGATCACCGTTTCGAGTTGCCCGCCAAAAGGCATCTTGGACTGGTGGTATTCCGGATCCGCGGCGATAACGAGATCACCGAGAAGCTGCTGAAGAGGCTGAATCACCGCGGCAACCTTCACTGCATCCCCTCGTCGCTGAAGGGACAGTATGTCATCCGGTTCACCATCACCTCGACGCACACGACCTTGGACGATATCGTCAAGGATTGGATGGAGATCCGGCAGGTGGCCTCCACTGTGCTGGAGGAGATGAACATCACAATCTCGAACCGCGTCTATCTCAAGG AAACCAAGGAAAAGAACGAAGCTTTCGGCTCGAGTCTTCTGCTCTCCAATTCTCCGCTATCGCCCAAGGTGGTTAATGGCTCCTTTGCGGCCATATTCGATGCTGATGagtttctggccaaaaccTATGCCGGTGTTCGGATAGCG GAATCGCCATCGATGAGACGACGTGTGCGTGGCATCCTCATGTCGGGCAAGCAGTTCTCTCTGGATTCGCACATGGACGTCGTGGTTCAGACGACCCTGGACGCCGGCAATGGAGCCACTCGCACCAGCATCACCAACTCCTATGGCCGCACTACTTCCGCGGCCCAGGCAAACTCAGAGAGGCAGGCCAGCATCCAGGAGGACAACGAGGAGTCGCCGGAAG aAACTGAATTGCTGTCACTGTGCAGAACCAGCAATGCTCCCACTCCCGAGCACGCCCACTCCCTATCCACTCCTAGTCGcagttgcagctccagctcccaCTCACTGACCCACTCTCTCACCCAATCCTCGCCGCGGTCCTCACCAGTCAACCGATTCCGACCTATTACTTTGGGCGCAGTGCCCAGTCAAAGCCAACTTGCAATGCccattgccacgcccctgccCAATCGCAATGTCACCGTGTCCGTGGATAGCCTCCTGACCCCGGTCACCACCTGCAACGTTTACCATGGCAAGCGGTTTCTGGAGCCCCTCGAGAATCTCGCCCAGACCAGTGCCtccttcagcagcagcatcttcCGCCTGCCGACGCccctggccacgcccactcagGAATCGCTGGAGGATCCGGACTGGCCGGCGAAGACCTTcagccagctgctgctggagcgCTACTCCTCGCCGTCCCAATCCCTGGGCAACAACTCCTCGACGGAGAGCAGCAGTCTCAGCGGCGGAGCCAcccccacgcccacgcccctGAGCAGCCTGGATGAACTGGTGACGCCACTGCTGCTGTCCTTCGCATCCCCCTCGCAGCCGATGCTCTCCGCCCATGGCCTTGGGGAGGGTCAGCGGGAACGGGAGCGGGGCAGCGACTCGGATGCCACCGTTTGTTCGACAACCTCATCGATGGAGTCGCTTTAG